A genomic stretch from Sphingobacterium sp. ML3W includes:
- a CDS encoding pentapeptide repeat-containing protein has protein sequence MDELVEQTISKVSFNSELQQIKEFYKCTFEYCDFQNAALVDLIFTDCEFKSCNLSNIKLKGTQLDHILFQDCKMLGIQFNECSSFSFHIEVKNSMLDYASFFERNMKKFKFEQCSLQHVDFEKANLQQVIFKDCDFLRARFEQCNLEGCDFRTSMNIQLDPETNRMKKSKFESEQLPGLLAKYQLLID, from the coding sequence ATGGATGAACTGGTAGAACAGACGATTTCTAAAGTAAGCTTCAATAGCGAATTGCAGCAAATTAAAGAATTTTATAAATGCACGTTTGAATATTGCGATTTCCAAAATGCCGCATTGGTAGATCTGATCTTTACAGATTGTGAATTTAAATCCTGCAATTTATCCAACATTAAGCTCAAGGGTACTCAATTGGATCACATCCTTTTTCAGGACTGTAAGATGTTGGGGATACAATTCAACGAATGCAGTTCATTCTCTTTCCATATAGAAGTGAAAAATAGCATGCTCGACTATGCTTCTTTTTTTGAACGAAATATGAAGAAATTCAAATTTGAACAGTGTTCATTACAGCATGTCGATTTTGAAAAAGCGAACCTTCAACAGGTAATCTTTAAAGATTGCGACTTTCTGCGTGCCCGATTTGAACAATGCAACCTGGAAGGTTGTGATTTTCGTACCTCCATGAATATCCAGCTGGATCCAGAAACAAATCGTATGAAAAAGAGCAAATTTGAATCAGAGCAATTACCCGGTTTGCTCGCCAAATATCAATTGCTGATCGACTGA
- a CDS encoding WG repeat-containing protein, with protein MKKTFLSFAVLMAASTVSFAQVNKAFKISYAIVFANNSGGTEQEGPVSLYEAYVSNDKIKVISSAEGQESIFLAKKNEDKSTILYPSLSKYTVHEEDATSFSIKLVPGQTKTIAGYPCKLAQIELPNMEDIEGNTNLSIWYSEKLPVIYWEGFDIFKKIPGAVLQVTTPLGVDIVAQSVANSQLNDNDFIVPEDYDQVESIYEESQEGEESNQMAENLYLFEDSTSGLMGLQDNTQQIIVPAQYHYITPFVGEISVVQFKNEKYGAINLAGKAVIPFQYEYLSYDDNSGQFLFGLKEKYGILDKAGKVLIPANYDMISFINGGYAVFQQNEKYGILNQAGKIIVPASYSFISENNGTHFISVENDKYSLVDIKTNKTLAPAYDFISITEEPNLFLASKDGKYGYLNGQGKIAIPFIYSGATAFSDGVASVSKEGSDDVILINTKGEQVELDAAAEAVAEEI; from the coding sequence ATGAAAAAAACATTCTTATCATTCGCCGTATTAATGGCTGCCAGTACGGTATCTTTCGCGCAGGTCAATAAGGCATTTAAAATTAGTTATGCTATTGTATTCGCAAACAACAGTGGCGGCACGGAGCAAGAAGGCCCTGTTTCCCTTTATGAAGCATATGTCAGCAACGACAAGATAAAAGTTATATCTTCGGCGGAGGGACAAGAGTCCATTTTTCTTGCGAAAAAGAATGAAGATAAATCAACGATCCTTTATCCCTCCCTATCGAAATACACCGTACACGAAGAGGACGCAACCTCCTTCTCCATAAAATTAGTTCCCGGTCAAACTAAAACCATTGCGGGTTATCCTTGCAAATTGGCACAGATTGAGCTCCCCAATATGGAAGATATCGAAGGTAATACCAACTTGTCCATCTGGTATAGCGAGAAGCTACCTGTTATCTATTGGGAAGGTTTTGATATCTTCAAAAAAATTCCAGGCGCTGTACTTCAGGTAACCACACCTCTTGGTGTAGATATTGTCGCACAAAGTGTCGCAAACAGTCAGTTAAATGACAATGACTTTATTGTTCCCGAAGACTATGATCAAGTGGAATCTATCTACGAAGAAAGCCAAGAAGGTGAGGAAAGCAATCAAATGGCCGAAAACCTTTACCTATTTGAAGACAGTACCTCAGGTCTTATGGGATTGCAAGATAATACGCAACAAATCATCGTGCCTGCCCAATATCATTACATTACACCATTTGTAGGTGAAATCAGTGTGGTCCAGTTTAAAAATGAGAAATATGGTGCAATCAACCTTGCAGGAAAAGCAGTTATCCCCTTTCAATACGAATATTTAAGCTATGATGATAATTCGGGACAATTTCTATTCGGTCTAAAAGAAAAATATGGGATACTTGACAAGGCAGGTAAAGTCCTTATTCCGGCAAATTACGATATGATCTCCTTTATCAATGGTGGTTACGCTGTTTTTCAACAAAATGAAAAATATGGCATTTTAAATCAAGCAGGGAAAATCATTGTACCGGCTAGCTATAGTTTCATTTCCGAGAATAATGGCACACATTTTATTAGTGTCGAAAATGACAAATACAGTCTCGTTGATATTAAAACAAACAAAACATTGGCTCCAGCTTACGATTTTATTTCAATAACCGAAGAACCGAATCTTTTCCTTGCGAGTAAAGACGGCAAATACGGCTATTTAAATGGTCAGGGAAAAATTGCCATTCCTTTTATCTACAGCGGTGCAACAGCATTTAGCGATGGTGTAGCATCCGTCTCGAAAGAAGGCTCAGATGACGTCATTCTAATCAATACAAAAGGTGAACAGGTCGAATTGGATGCAGCTGCTGAAGCGGTAGCCGAAGAAATCTAA
- a CDS encoding DUF808 domain-containing protein: MASGIFAILDDIAALMDDVAVASKIATKKTAGILGDDLAVNAEKATGFLASRELPVLWAITKGSLVNKLIIVPIALLLNVFFPIAIKYILILGGFYLAFEGVEKIIEYLFHRKHQTGEPNVEEVIEENNTEAEKSKIKAAITTDFILSVEIVIIALGTVLDKSLTLQIITVCVVALLATVGVYGIVALIVRMDDAGYKLIKSAKEKGPLASLGRLLVRALPFIIKLLAVVGTIALILVSGGIFSHYIDFLHHALPNFPVMAKEFLFGLGGGIIAVLLFTVGKKIFGKKKTVSAN; the protein is encoded by the coding sequence ATGGCTTCAGGAATATTTGCAATATTAGATGATATTGCGGCTTTAATGGATGATGTTGCAGTTGCTAGTAAGATAGCAACAAAAAAAACAGCTGGAATTTTGGGTGATGATTTGGCCGTGAATGCGGAGAAAGCTACCGGATTCTTAGCATCTAGGGAATTGCCCGTTCTGTGGGCCATTACAAAGGGATCTTTAGTGAATAAACTGATTATCGTTCCCATAGCTTTACTACTGAATGTCTTTTTTCCAATAGCCATCAAATATATCTTGATCTTGGGTGGATTTTATCTGGCCTTTGAAGGGGTTGAAAAGATTATTGAGTATTTGTTCCACCGTAAACATCAGACTGGTGAACCCAATGTTGAGGAGGTTATCGAAGAGAATAATACGGAGGCCGAAAAGTCAAAAATCAAGGCAGCTATTACGACTGATTTTATTCTTTCTGTGGAAATCGTGATTATTGCATTGGGAACGGTACTTGATAAAAGTCTGACCTTGCAAATCATTACTGTTTGTGTGGTTGCTTTACTTGCTACAGTTGGTGTTTATGGCATTGTAGCATTGATTGTCAGGATGGATGATGCTGGATATAAGTTGATTAAAAGTGCGAAGGAAAAAGGACCATTGGCCAGTTTAGGCAGATTGCTGGTTCGCGCTTTGCCTTTTATTATCAAATTATTGGCTGTGGTAGGTACGATTGCCTTGATTTTGGTTTCGGGTGGTATCTTTTCGCATTATATAGATTTTCTACACCATGCATTACCTAATTTTCCAGTTATGGCTAAGGAATTTTTGTTCGGCTTGGGCGGTGGTATTATCGCGGTGCTACTTTTTACAGTAGGTAAGAAAATTTTCGGCAAAAAGAAGACGGTAAGCGCGAATTAA
- a CDS encoding DUF4256 domain-containing protein, which translates to MKKSLSATDQAALYKVLKQRFDTNMNRHQDLVWEQIQHKLEENPTKIWSLHQMEQSGGEPDVIGIDPVNAAYLFVDCAEETPKGRRSLCFDQSALDSRKENKPVGSAMETAKQMGVELLTEEQYRQLQTLGQFDLKTSSWIQTPSDIRKLGGALFCDRRYDHVFTYHNGAISYYAARGFRAVLYV; encoded by the coding sequence ATGAAAAAGTCACTTTCAGCTACGGATCAGGCAGCATTATACAAAGTGCTGAAGCAGCGGTTTGATACGAATATGAACAGACATCAGGATCTTGTATGGGAGCAGATACAACATAAACTGGAAGAAAACCCGACCAAGATCTGGAGCCTACATCAAATGGAGCAGAGTGGTGGCGAACCTGATGTTATCGGAATAGATCCCGTTAATGCTGCTTATTTGTTTGTTGACTGTGCCGAGGAAACCCCAAAAGGAAGAAGGAGTTTGTGTTTCGACCAGTCCGCATTGGATTCCAGAAAGGAAAATAAACCGGTAGGCAGTGCCATGGAAACAGCTAAACAGATGGGAGTCGAATTGCTAACGGAAGAACAATATCGACAGTTACAAACGCTGGGGCAATTTGACCTGAAAACATCAAGCTGGATACAGACACCGTCCGATATCCGTAAACTCGGAGGCGCCCTATTCTGTGACCGCCGTTATGATCATGTTTTCACCTACCACAATGGCGCTATCTCCTACTATGCCGCGCGTGGCTTTCGAGCAGTATTATACGTTTAA
- a CDS encoding DUF6265 family protein, giving the protein MKQSIILWLSLICILFSRSVFAQAPFPAFLQGTWKVADKERYEHWDRMSDGELKGVSYSIKNDQKIVSEYLKIKKLGDKVIYTALVIGQNNGREIDFELTFKDSTYSFINEHHDFPNRIRYKQLAGDRIHISVEGKSGKAHAFYVHNIKNDSLSENPNYDRDLAAKLGADDYGMKSYIFVLLKTGQNKTTDKQLISESFKGHMENIGRLVKNGQLIVAGPFGKNDSGFRGLFILNKVATIEQAKEILQTDPAIKNGLLEPLYYSWYGSAALSEYLPFSEKIWKKEH; this is encoded by the coding sequence ATGAAACAGTCTATCATCTTATGGCTTAGCCTCATCTGCATCTTGTTTTCGCGATCAGTATTCGCGCAAGCCCCCTTTCCCGCGTTTCTCCAGGGCACCTGGAAAGTAGCCGATAAAGAACGCTATGAACACTGGGATCGCATGAGCGACGGTGAATTAAAGGGTGTTTCTTACAGCATTAAAAATGACCAAAAAATCGTCAGTGAGTATCTGAAAATCAAAAAACTCGGCGACAAAGTTATTTACACCGCTTTGGTAATCGGTCAAAATAATGGAAGAGAAATAGACTTTGAATTGACTTTTAAGGATAGCACCTATTCGTTTATCAATGAGCACCACGATTTTCCCAACCGAATACGTTATAAACAGCTTGCCGGAGACCGTATTCATATTTCAGTTGAAGGGAAATCCGGAAAAGCACATGCTTTTTATGTCCACAATATAAAAAATGACAGTCTGAGTGAAAACCCCAATTATGATCGCGACTTAGCTGCCAAGTTGGGCGCTGACGACTATGGTATGAAAAGTTATATTTTCGTGCTGTTAAAAACTGGCCAAAATAAAACCACAGATAAACAACTGATCAGCGAAAGCTTTAAAGGACATATGGAAAATATTGGCCGTTTGGTCAAGAATGGGCAGTTGATTGTAGCTGGCCCATTTGGAAAAAATGACAGTGGATTTCGAGGTCTTTTTATCCTCAATAAGGTTGCAACAATTGAACAGGCCAAAGAAATACTTCAAACAGATCCAGCAATTAAAAATGGTCTTTTGGAACCCTTATACTATTCTTGGTACGGCTCAGCAGCATTATCCGAATACCTACCTTTTTCTGAAAAAATATGGAAAAAAGAACATTGA
- a CDS encoding effector binding domain-containing protein: protein MENRSIPSFNIIGIAIRTSNQNNQAAKDIRELWARFFENDIMNRIPNKVSNELYCVYTEYERDHTLPYTTLLGCKVAHLDDLPEDMDGIRIEESLYHHVEAEGNLAAGIVYDAWLNIWEADLPRAFSADFEIYGEKAQNPEQAKVDIFIALQ, encoded by the coding sequence ATGGAAAATAGATCTATACCTTCTTTCAATATTATTGGAATTGCTATACGTACAAGCAATCAGAACAATCAAGCCGCCAAAGATATTCGTGAACTATGGGCCCGGTTTTTCGAAAATGATATCATGAACCGGATTCCAAATAAAGTATCCAATGAGCTCTATTGTGTTTACACAGAATACGAAAGGGATCACACCTTGCCCTACACAACTTTATTAGGTTGTAAGGTTGCTCATCTTGATGATCTCCCGGAAGATATGGATGGCATACGCATCGAAGAAAGTCTGTATCACCATGTTGAGGCTGAAGGAAACCTGGCGGCAGGTATTGTTTACGATGCCTGGTTAAACATCTGGGAAGCCGATCTTCCAAGAGCATTTTCAGCAGATTTTGAAATATACGGTGAGAAAGCACAAAACCCAGAGCAGGCAAAGGTTGATATTTTCATTGCACTCCAATAG
- a CDS encoding chloride channel protein: MQDTTAHRKKIVRYSYIKLIGSSVFVSLLCCLLAYSLKHITGYVQEKIAEGVLNWDPRLFILLPSVGITAIYFLRKYAFQNRKNKGIKEIYTTLETRKDHLPFFKIPSHYINGFLTVIFGGSTGIEVSTVVATATVGNQAYKRLHPAWAYKTELICAGVIAGVTLLFGSALGGLLFAFEVIARKYNKTLLISGISSMLVASLFVHYMDDSPLFNFAAKQWQWQAVPFIVLLGLIAGLLALYFTKIVIYAKSFFAGIKNNFIRVNLGAITVGILIFFLPALYGDSYHGLGEILESSLHGSINWLYFLPLLLLVLLKPLAAALTLGASGDGGVFAPSIVTGALLGVFFAQLCNHYLGTHLIVINFALFGAAAMLSAAIHAPFTAIFIIASIVPSGYLLFAPLLVVSVIAKILSKRIYPYNVYTYKEVAHN; the protein is encoded by the coding sequence ATGCAGGACACCACAGCCCACCGTAAGAAAATCGTACGATACAGCTACATAAAATTAATCGGAAGTTCAGTTTTCGTAAGCCTGCTATGTTGCCTGCTCGCTTACAGCCTGAAACATATTACCGGATATGTACAGGAAAAAATAGCTGAAGGCGTTTTAAACTGGGATCCTAGACTATTTATCCTATTACCAAGTGTAGGAATTACAGCGATATATTTTCTACGAAAGTATGCTTTTCAAAACCGGAAAAACAAAGGAATCAAGGAGATTTACACAACGCTGGAAACACGAAAGGATCATTTGCCTTTTTTCAAAATACCATCCCACTATATCAACGGCTTTTTGACCGTTATTTTTGGCGGATCAACTGGTATTGAAGTTTCTACTGTAGTAGCCACAGCCACTGTAGGAAACCAGGCCTATAAGCGTCTTCACCCTGCTTGGGCCTATAAAACAGAACTGATCTGCGCGGGCGTTATTGCCGGTGTAACACTATTGTTTGGCAGTGCGCTTGGTGGCTTGTTATTTGCCTTTGAAGTCATCGCCAGAAAATACAACAAAACACTATTGATCAGTGGCATCAGTTCCATGTTGGTCGCCTCGCTATTCGTACACTATATGGATGACAGTCCTTTGTTCAACTTTGCAGCGAAGCAATGGCAATGGCAGGCCGTCCCTTTTATCGTCTTACTAGGCCTAATCGCTGGTCTATTAGCCTTGTATTTCACTAAAATTGTGATCTATGCAAAATCTTTCTTTGCCGGAATAAAGAATAATTTTATCCGGGTCAATTTGGGAGCCATTACAGTGGGAATCTTGATCTTCTTTTTGCCAGCCCTATATGGCGACAGCTATCACGGTCTCGGAGAAATCCTGGAAAGTAGTTTACATGGATCTATCAATTGGCTCTACTTTCTTCCGTTACTGCTATTAGTCCTATTAAAACCGCTTGCAGCAGCACTTACCCTAGGGGCTAGTGGTGATGGAGGTGTCTTCGCCCCCAGTATTGTAACAGGCGCACTTTTAGGTGTATTTTTTGCGCAACTGTGCAATCACTATCTGGGCACCCATCTTATTGTCATTAATTTTGCACTATTTGGAGCCGCAGCGATGCTTTCTGCTGCCATCCATGCACCATTTACTGCGATTTTCATTATTGCCAGCATCGTCCCTTCAGGTTATCTACTATTTGCACCCTTATTAGTGGTAAGTGTCATCGCCAAAATACTTTCCAAAAGGATCTATCCTTATAATGTATATACCTACAAGGAAGTCGCCCATAACTAA
- a CDS encoding RtcB family protein yields the protein MENKRINGNDLIALGYKENHTLGAALKINSKRHGFTRAEMLAKFKSVLENPTAYTEDTIFSVLAEAILGQDVVDATLIALNEDPVEYTIYGASGIEAGAKEQMKVAMKLPVTVAGALMPDAHQGYGLPIGGVLATDNAVIPYGVGVDIGCRMALSIFDLPASLLDTDAATLKETILKHTRFGAGNGYLKHERVDHAVLDNKLFAENDLLKSLKDKAWTQLGSSGGGNHFVEFGIVEFVEKDEVLNIEKGLYLGLLTHSGSRGLGATVAAHYTKLAKTLCKLPYQAQNLAYLDLNTMEGQEYWLAMNLAGDYASACHEVIHDKIKDALGAELLAKIENHHNFAWKETWNDREVVVHRKGATPAAKGVMGIIPGSMATPGFLVRGKGEMAAIQSASHGAGRLMSRTQAIKTLSAAELKDMLADRGITLLGAGMDEAPMAYKDIHTVMASQEELVDVVAKFSPKIVRMADDGSRED from the coding sequence ATGGAAAATAAAAGAATTAATGGCAATGATCTGATTGCATTAGGATATAAAGAGAACCATACATTGGGTGCTGCGTTGAAAATCAACAGCAAGCGACATGGTTTTACGCGAGCAGAAATGTTAGCCAAATTTAAATCTGTGCTGGAAAATCCAACAGCGTATACTGAAGATACTATTTTCAGTGTGTTGGCAGAGGCCATATTAGGACAGGATGTTGTTGATGCCACATTAATTGCTTTGAATGAAGATCCTGTGGAGTATACGATTTATGGCGCGTCCGGAATAGAAGCAGGAGCTAAAGAACAGATGAAAGTAGCCATGAAGCTGCCGGTTACTGTTGCTGGCGCTTTGATGCCCGATGCCCATCAAGGGTACGGACTGCCGATCGGCGGTGTATTGGCCACTGATAATGCTGTAATTCCTTACGGAGTTGGCGTTGATATTGGTTGCCGAATGGCTTTGTCCATCTTTGATCTGCCAGCATCCTTATTGGATACAGATGCGGCGACATTAAAAGAGACTATTCTGAAACATACGCGATTTGGTGCCGGAAATGGCTATCTGAAGCATGAACGTGTGGATCATGCCGTCCTGGACAATAAATTGTTTGCAGAAAATGATCTGCTTAAATCCTTAAAAGATAAGGCATGGACACAGTTAGGTTCTTCCGGTGGAGGGAATCACTTTGTGGAATTTGGGATTGTGGAGTTTGTTGAAAAGGACGAGGTGCTGAACATTGAGAAAGGACTTTACCTGGGTTTGTTGACACATTCGGGATCCCGGGGTCTAGGCGCAACTGTGGCTGCTCATTACACCAAATTGGCGAAGACTTTATGTAAGTTACCCTATCAAGCTCAAAATCTGGCTTATCTGGATTTAAATACAATGGAAGGACAAGAATATTGGTTGGCAATGAATCTGGCTGGTGATTATGCTTCGGCCTGCCATGAAGTTATTCATGACAAGATCAAAGATGCTTTGGGGGCGGAGTTACTAGCCAAAATTGAAAACCATCATAATTTTGCATGGAAAGAGACCTGGAATGACCGGGAGGTTGTGGTACACCGAAAAGGAGCTACTCCTGCGGCAAAAGGCGTAATGGGAATTATCCCGGGTTCCATGGCTACTCCTGGATTTCTGGTGCGCGGAAAAGGGGAGATGGCTGCTATCCAATCGGCATCTCATGGTGCAGGACGATTGATGAGCCGTACACAAGCAATCAAGACGCTTTCCGCTGCTGAGTTGAAAGATATGCTTGCTGATCGGGGGATTACACTTTTGGGAGCCGGGATGGATGAAGCACCCATGGCCTACAAAGACATCCATACCGTCATGGCCTCGCAAGAGGAGTTGGTGGACGTCGTCGCAAAGTTCTCACCAAAAATTGTCCGTATGGCTGATGATGGTAGCCGCGAAGATTAG
- a CDS encoding slipin family protein: MMKRVQVNVNEIGLVVKNNQVIRVLEAGKYWLGFGEKLEVYNRANSFPSIHNIDVLLQVEGFRELVDIVEVADTAIALVFLNNNFEKTLAAGRHVFWKGLQVRKFQLEDISEIEIPVSVNRQLFEKQTLAYYIRQYKVEPNEKGLLFVDGVFTEILDPGMYYWWKNAKTIAVSKADMRVLTLDVVGQEILSRDKAQIRINFTLQYQIVDIVKALLDNKEYEKQLYAVMQLNLRTYIGQMTLDELMDKKTEISTYILQNTMEYIAGLGLRLLSCGVKDIILPGDVRDIMNQVLIAEKRAQANIIMRREETASTRSLLNTAKLMEENAMLFKLKEMEYVEKIAERINNISISGNGQIVDQLKQLFVK, from the coding sequence ATGATGAAAAGAGTACAAGTAAATGTCAATGAAATTGGATTGGTGGTTAAAAATAACCAAGTTATCCGTGTATTGGAAGCCGGTAAGTACTGGTTGGGTTTCGGTGAAAAACTGGAGGTATACAATAGGGCAAATTCGTTTCCGTCTATCCATAACATTGATGTGCTCTTACAGGTGGAGGGCTTTCGTGAACTGGTGGATATTGTCGAAGTGGCGGATACGGCAATTGCGCTGGTTTTCTTAAACAATAATTTTGAAAAGACCTTGGCAGCAGGTAGACATGTGTTCTGGAAAGGGTTGCAAGTGCGTAAATTTCAGCTGGAGGATATTTCGGAGATCGAAATACCAGTTTCTGTCAACCGTCAATTGTTTGAAAAGCAAACGTTGGCTTATTATATCCGTCAATACAAAGTTGAACCAAATGAAAAAGGATTACTTTTTGTTGATGGCGTGTTTACAGAAATTTTGGATCCAGGAATGTATTATTGGTGGAAGAACGCAAAGACTATTGCGGTGTCAAAAGCAGATATGCGTGTGTTAACTTTGGATGTGGTAGGTCAGGAGATTCTATCGCGGGACAAAGCGCAAATACGGATCAATTTCACGTTGCAATATCAAATCGTTGATATCGTCAAAGCGCTGTTGGATAATAAGGAATATGAGAAGCAATTGTATGCTGTGATGCAATTAAATCTCCGGACATATATCGGTCAGATGACGCTGGATGAACTGATGGACAAGAAGACAGAGATAAGCACTTATATTTTGCAAAATACGATGGAGTATATTGCTGGATTAGGCTTACGTCTATTAAGTTGCGGAGTCAAAGATATTATTCTGCCAGGGGATGTCCGTGATATCATGAACCAGGTGTTGATCGCTGAAAAGCGCGCTCAGGCAAATATTATTATGCGCCGTGAAGAAACTGCTTCGACTAGAAGTTTGCTGAATACGGCAAAACTTATGGAGGAGAATGCAATGTTGTTTAAATTGAAGGAAATGGAGTATGTGGAGAAAATTGCCGAAAGGATCAATAACATCTCTATTTCGGGAAATGGGCAGATTGTAGATCAATTAAAGCAGTTGTTTGTGAAGTAA
- a CDS encoding amidohydrolase, whose amino-acid sequence MNELNQHSEQYTLENVRLETGFLYREGKIVGTDTALFTVTIAGGKIKEIRPGQTTVGSGGFDAKGKLALPAFRDMHIHLDKTLYGLPWKAVFPKNRTVKDMIAREQEIIPELLKTSVERAEKLIMLLQGYGTNFARTHFNVDPTSGSKSLANLLRALEHVKDSFGAELVAFPQHGLYYTDSAGLMKEIAAWDKVDFIGGLDPYSIDGSIEKPLDLTVQLALDNKKGIDIHLHEGGESGVKTIHYLIDKVLENPALQGRTFISHAFALGYMSQKDLQYTAERLASAKVGIASSVPFRNMLMPLPQLRKAGVEVLTGNDNVQDHWGTFGSGNMLQKANLAAQLYGYETEFDLSRCLHYATNGKLPLDDSGQQVWPKVGDEASFLLVDASCSAEAVSRISAVDGLLHKGNIVKWSNSPQI is encoded by the coding sequence ATGAATGAACTCAATCAGCACAGCGAACAGTATACATTAGAAAATGTACGATTGGAAACAGGTTTTCTCTATCGTGAAGGGAAAATTGTTGGAACTGATACGGCACTCTTTACGGTAACAATAGCGGGCGGTAAGATAAAGGAAATTCGGCCGGGTCAGACTACAGTTGGCTCTGGTGGATTTGATGCGAAGGGAAAATTGGCATTACCCGCCTTTAGGGATATGCACATCCATTTGGATAAAACCCTTTATGGTCTACCTTGGAAGGCTGTATTTCCTAAAAATAGAACCGTGAAGGATATGATTGCCCGCGAGCAGGAAATTATTCCGGAACTGCTTAAAACCTCGGTGGAAAGGGCTGAAAAGCTAATCATGTTGCTACAGGGTTACGGAACTAATTTTGCAAGAACACATTTTAATGTCGATCCAACCTCTGGCAGCAAATCATTAGCAAATCTATTGCGGGCATTGGAACATGTGAAAGATTCCTTTGGCGCAGAATTGGTTGCTTTCCCACAACATGGCTTATATTATACGGACTCCGCTGGGCTGATGAAGGAAATTGCCGCTTGGGATAAGGTTGATTTTATAGGTGGTCTAGATCCCTATAGTATCGATGGAAGTATCGAAAAACCCTTGGACTTGACTGTTCAGTTAGCTTTGGACAACAAAAAGGGAATCGATATCCATCTGCATGAGGGGGGTGAATCTGGTGTCAAAACGATCCATTACTTAATAGATAAAGTACTTGAGAATCCCGCACTGCAGGGACGGACATTTATCAGTCATGCTTTTGCATTGGGCTATATGTCTCAAAAAGATCTTCAATATACAGCTGAACGCTTGGCTTCCGCCAAGGTCGGTATTGCGAGTTCAGTCCCGTTTCGCAATATGCTGATGCCACTGCCTCAACTGCGGAAAGCAGGAGTGGAGGTACTTACCGGAAATGATAATGTACAGGATCACTGGGGGACCTTTGGTAGTGGAAATATGTTGCAAAAAGCAAACCTTGCTGCGCAACTCTATGGTTATGAGACGGAATTTGATCTGTCCCGTTGCCTACACTATGCGACAAATGGAAAATTACCTTTGGACGATAGTGGTCAACAAGTATGGCCAAAGGTAGGAGATGAAGCGAGTTTCCTATTGGTGGATGCAAGCTGCTCTGCTGAAGCTGTATCACGTATCTCAGCTGTCGATGGCCTACTGCACAAAGGGAATATCGTCAAGTGGAGCAATTCGCCCCAAATTTAA